A portion of the Juglans microcarpa x Juglans regia isolate MS1-56 chromosome 1D, Jm3101_v1.0, whole genome shotgun sequence genome contains these proteins:
- the LOC121258026 gene encoding uncharacterized protein LOC121258026 isoform X4 — protein MVSGGSAVEGSETQLLSARVRKTIQSIKEIVGNHSELDIYAVLKETNMDPNETAQKLLNQDPFHEVRRKREKKKESMGYKDSKDPCRHSENVGQEMKFSTHSHRNVRRGGYTRNVLPGNLRQGIKFCVVRDNRVNQNTEKEVKSSSPQCTRYTNEKAISNVPTKGFAETSGSQKPSDGRSSSQTLNGPVDSHPRHARDASSRDSDGKVLEEKRASVPSTNLRVQAAKSNNSQPSPATLASGSSAVGVYSSSTDPVHVPSPDSRSSGTVGAIKREVGVVGVRRQHSDNSVKMSTALSSSFSKSLLGKDGSTEASRPLNAISRTDHLNQTTATDSVIASMSVSRSFLSNQYSGRPHQQPVGHQKGAHHKIEWKPKSSQKATVSSPGVIGTPTKSGSPSAENSKDLDSETAKLQDKLSSVNINEHQNVIIAQHIRVPETDRCRLTFGSIGTEFDSSRNLIAGLQAVGTTEESNVEPATSLSVSAPESSGDDASGSRLAEAHDSQVRNSGSDSSASVVDSEHQLPDEKESSSPQNLDNYADIGLVRENSPSYAPSESQQHQDPPELPGFSAYDPQTGYDIPYFRPTMDETMRGQGLQSPQEALSSHTANSIPASTIAMAQQQQQQQQQPSVAQMYPQVHFPHFANLLPYRQFLPPLYVSPMAMPGYSSNPAYPHPSNGSSYLLMSGGSSHLNASSMKYGVQQFKPVLAGNPSGFGNFTNPTGYINAPGVVGGATGLEDSSRIKYKDSNIYVSNPQAEASEIWIQNPRELPGMHWIQNPRELPGMQSTPYYNMPAQSPHGAYMPSHTGHASFNAAAAQSSHMQFPGMYHPPPQPAAIANPHHLAPAMGGNVGVGVAAAAPGSQVGAYQQAELGHLNWTANF, from the exons ATCCATTTCATGAGGTGaggaggaaaagagagaagaaaaaggag AGTATGGGGTACAAGGACTCAAAGGATCCATGTAGGCATTCTGAGAATGTTGGTCAAGAGATGAAATTTTCTACACATTCTCATCGTAATGTCCGAAGAGGAGGCTACACACGAAATGTTTTACCTGGTAATTTAAGACAAG GCATCAAGTTCTGTGTTGTGAGAGATAACAGAGTTAATCAAAACACGGAGAAAGAGGTGAAGTCTAGTTCACCACAATGTACTAGATATACCAATGAGAAAGCGATATCAAATGTTCCTACAAAGGG CTTTGCAGAAACCTCAGGTAGTCAGAAGCCTTCTGATGGACGGAGTTCATCTCAGACTTTGAATGGGCCAGTTGATTCACACCCTAGACATGCTCGAGATGCCAGTTCAAGGGACAGTGATGGGAAGGTACTAGAGGAAAAGCGGGCATCAGTTCCCAGCACAAATTTGCGGGTGCAAGCAGCAAAGTCAAACAACTCCCAACCAAGTCCTGCAACTCTGGCATCAGGCAGTTCTGCTGTTGGGGTGTATTCCTCTTCCACAGATCCAGTTCATGTGCCATCTCCAGATTCCAGGTCTTCAGGCACTGTTGGAGCTATTAAACGGGAAGTTGGTGTTGTTGGTGTTCGCAGACAGCATTCTGACAATTCTGTCAAAATGTCCACTGCGCTTAGTAGTTCTTTCTCAAAGTCACTTTTGGGAAAGGATGGTTCTACAGAAGCATCACGACCTCTCAATGCCATTTCTAGAACTGACCACCTCAACCAAACAACTGCAACTGATTCTGTTATTGCCAGCATGTCAGTAAGCAGATCATTCTTAAGCAACCAGTATAGTGGCAGGCCACATCAACAACCTGTGGGTCATCAAAAAG GTGCCCATCATAAAATAGAGTGGAAACCTAAATCAAGCCAAAAGGCGACTGTTAGTAGCCCCGGGGTGATTGGAACACCTACAAAATCTGGTTCACCTTCTGCTGAGAATTCTAAGGATTTGGATTCTGAAACTGCTAAGTTGCAAGATAAGCTTTCTAGTGTAAACATAAATGAGCATCAGAATGTGATCATAGCACAGCATATTCGAGTCCCTGAGACTGATCGCTGTCGGCTCACTTTTGGAAGCATTGGGACAGAGTTTGATTCTTCAAGAAATCTTATTGCTGGACTGCAGGCTGTAGGAACTACAGAAGAATCAAATGTAGAACCTGCTACGAG TTTGTCGGTGTCAGCTCCAGAGTCTTCTGGCGATGATGCTTCTGGCAGCAGGCTGGCAGAGGCACATGATAGCCAAGTTAGAAATTCTGGATCTGATTCTTCAGCTTCTGTAGTGGATTCTGAGCATCAATTGCCTGATGAGAAAGAGTCCTCAAGTCCTCAGAATTTGGACAATTATGCAGATATTGGATTGGTTCGAGAGAACAGTCCATCTTATGCTCCTTCAGAGTCGCAACAGCATCAAGATCCTCCCGAACTACCGGGGTTTTCG GCATATGATCCTCAGACCGGTTATGATATACCCTATTTTAGACCCACAATGGATGAAACCATGCGGGGCCAGGGTTTACAATCTCCTCAGGAG GCTTTAAGTTCACATACAGCCAACAGCATCCCTGCATCAACAATTGCCATGgcacagcagcagcagcagcagcagcaacagccATCTGTAGCACAGATGTACCCGCAAGTTCATTTTCCCCATTTCGCCAATCTTTTGCCATACCGTCAATTCCTGCCCCCACTTTATGTTTCGCCTATGGCCATGCCTGGCTATTCTAGCAACCCTGCCTATCCCCACCCATCAAATGGTAGCAGTTACTTGCTGATGTCGGGAGGTAGTTCACATCTAAATGCAAGCAGCATGAAGTATGGAGTTCAACAGTTCAAGCCTGTTCTGGCTGGCAATCCCTCAGGGTTTGGGAATTTTACCAATCCAACTGGGTATATTAATGCTCCTGGTGTGGTTGGTGGTGCAACTGGGCTCGAAGATTCATCTCGAATCAAATACAAAGATAGCaacatttatgtctcaaatcCACAG GCCGAGGCATCTGAAATTTGGATTCAGAACCCTAGGGAGCTTCCGGGTATGCATTGGATTCAGAACCCAAGGGAGCTGCCGGGTATGCAATCCACTCCATACTACAACATGCCAGCGCAATCACCCCATGGTGCATATATGCCATCCCACACAGGTCATGCTTCCTTTAATGCAGCTGCTGCACAATCTTCTCACATGCAATTTCCGGGTATGTACCATCCTCCTCCGCAGCCGGCTGCAATTGCTAATCCACACCACTTAGCACCTGCTATGGGTGGTAATGTTGGGGTTGGTGTGGCTGCAGCTGCCCCTGGTTCACAGGTGGGTGCCTATCAACAGGCCGAACTGGGTCATCTCAATTGGACAGCCAACTTCTGA